The Pimelobacter simplex genomic sequence CGGCTTCCATTGAGCGGATCTCGCTAGCGACCTCGCCGCGGATCACGAACTCGTGGGGAATGACGCGTCCTGACGAGTCGCGTCTGCCGTCGGGATCGGGGAATCGGAAGGCGACCGTGTCTCCCGTGGACGCATATGCGGCCGGAGCGTCAGATACCCCAGCGAAGGCCCGCTCGTACTCCGAGAGTGGATCGTCGAGTCCCGCATCGAGTAGGAACATGAAACCCCACGACCTACCGCGAGTTGCCCAGATGATCTGAGCCGGTCGCAAGGTTGAGGTCACTTCTGAGTCCTGAGGACCTTGTCGTCTACGGCCTGGTCGAGGTCGATCTTGAACTGCGTGAGCATTGCGCGCAGGTGGTGGTTCTGCGCCCGGGCGAGCTCGTTCATTTCCTTGAGCTTCGGGCCAGCAACCTTGATCGCCGCCGCTAGGGCTGGCAGGGCCTTGCCGACCAGCGCGGCCTGCTTGTTGGTCTTCGCCACCTTCTTGAGGAGCTTCTCAATTCCCACGAACTTCGCACCAGTCAACGCTGCCGCGATCACGTCCGCGCCGTCGGCAAGCGAGTCCAGCACCTTGCGAGGGATGGTCATCCGCTCCTCCCACAGGACCCGACGTTCAAGTGGGAGGAGTGAGGCGATGGGGAGGATGAGATCGAGGCCGATTCGTTGCGTCAGGTCAATCCCTGCTGGCTCCGCTGTCTCGGGCTTGATCTCGAACTTCGCTGAGGACAAGAGCATGAAGTCCTCGCCGATCGACAATGCATCCGGCGTGTCGATGAACTTGGAGACGGTCTCGCGCAGCCGCTCGACATCGTCCGCCGCCTTTCGGACAACAAGGTCGCGGAACGTGTTGACGTCCCAATCTGGAACCAGGTCGGCTTTGGACAGCGCGAGGATCCAGATCCGAGGAAACTCGACCAATGGGCCGTCATCGAGTAGGTCGTTCTCAAGGCTCTTGAGGTTCTGACGGAAGTTGTGGAAGAGCGACTTGAGGTACCTCTCCTCCTCGCCGGCGTAGTCGAGCAGCTTCTGCCCGTCGACCAGCAGCAGAGCCACGTCGGAGCTGAGCAGAGTCTTGAACGTGTCTGTGCGGCGGATTCGCTCCTCGTCGCTGCTCGGATCCTGTTCGAACCACTCGCCTGGATAGTCGTGCCAGGTGAGTCGCAACTCGTCGAAGGGCCGCTTCTTCGCCTCGTCGCCGTGGTCGGCCTTGAGCTTCACCGAGAAGTCGTACGTCGTGTTCGCGAAACGGGTCGGCATCGGCGTCGTCGCGCTGTCGCGCATGCCGAGGTAATTCTGATACAGGCGATTGCCCTGCCCGGTCTTGTCTGCAACCAGTTCCCACAAGTCGTTCTTGTAGGACCCCTCTTGGGTTGGGCCGTAGAACGAGGAGACCAGAACGGTCTTGCCCGAGCCGGACTCGCCGAAGACGGCAATGTTCTGCTGTCGGACGCGCGGATACTTCGCCATGACGGCGAACGTATCCAACGGGTGCGACACATGTCTGGCAATCCTTGCGAACGCACTGTCAGCGACTGGTCCATGGCCGCAGGGTCGCGACGATCGGCGGTGCACTACGGAGGAGGACCAAGCCGGTCCCGAAGGGCAACGTCCGGATCCGCTCCGGTGGCATCACAGCGACGCGTCGAGTCGAACGCTGGAGCGAGCGTTGGCCGTAGTCACCGATGCTGACGGTGTCGGTGCGCTCGTCACGTTCCCCAATGAGGACAGAAAGCTCCTGGAGGTCCTTCGACGCAGAGGCGCCGCCGAGTATGACCTTGACGATGCTCGCGTCCCAGATCGTGCTGGCCGCATGGTCGCCCCATTTGTTGCGCGCCTGAGCCAGCGACTGAAGCACCGGCACCGTCGTAATGCCCGTGCCGCCCCCCTCAGCCATCAGGACTGGGAGGGAGGGGAGCGGCGCCAGGTTGCCGATCTCGTCGAGCGCCATGAGCACGGGCGGGTCAAGGCGTGAGCCAGGTGACGCGGCAGCGACGTGACGGGCGACCTCGGTCAGGTCTTCCATGAACGCGGCGACGAGCGGCCACGAGGCTCCCGCGCCGGCTCCCGTTGCGAGCAGGTAGAGCGTGCCGTTCTGGGTGAGGAAGTCGCGAGGGTCAAACGCCTCGCCGACCTCCGGGCTGACGGCGTCCAGCACTGCGGGGTCGGCGAGGCAGGAGAGGGCTTGTGCGACGGCCATCCAGATCGAGTCGCGGGTGCGCGGATCGGCGCTGATCATGCCTTCGAGCGAGTCCGACCAGCCCGCAGCGGCGCGGGGGTGGCTGGCGAGGATGCCGACGGCGTCAGCTGCGGCAGACGCGGACAGCGACCACTCGAAGAGGGCCCGCGTCGGAAGCTGCTCGAGCGCCGCGGCATGGAGGAGTGCCTGGAGTGCGGAGCGGGCCTTGCCTTCCCAGAAGCCGCCGGACTCCGTGCCCCCGGAGGAGAGCCCGGTCGACGAGGCCAGCCCTGAAGCGCGAATCATCGCGGTGAGGGGTTGTTCGCAGCCGCGGATCGGCGACCATCGAACGCCACAGCCATCGACAACGGGCAGCCCCGCAGTGAGATGCTGCGGGTCGAAGACGGCGACCGGCCCGCAGTCCTTCCGGGTGGCGATCGTGGCGGCGATGTTGTCCGGCCGCGTAGAGCTCGTGACGACGGCGCCGGGCGCATCGAGGATGGCATTGATGACGAGGTGCAATCCCTTGCCGGAACGTGGCGGACCGATCACGAGGATCGAGTCCTCGACCGAGGCCCAGATCTCGCGGCCGCAACTGTGCCCGATCAGGTAGCCGACGTCGTTCGCGCGGGGGTGGCGGATCGACGGACGGAGGGTGGCGGCACGTCGTACCAGTGCCTTCTTGGATGCGGCCGTGTCGATGTCTCGTGCGGTTGCCGTCCCTTGGAGGCGGTGGGGATCTCGAGCCGCCCGGTGCCGGAGCCGAGCGACCAATCTCGACACGCACCAAGCGACCGCTGCGAGGACGCCGAGGAGCAGCACAACGACGATCCAATACGCGATCGCTGACAACCCGGGCGCCTCGAAGGCTCGCGCCGGCCGTCCAGGATCGGTCAGGACCCGGAGTCCGCTCGCGATCCCGGCTTCGGGCGTCGTCGCGCCCGTTGTCACCGCGGCGGCTGTGGCCGCGGCGCGGAGTACCAACGCGAGGGTGAACGCCGCCACCATCCCGATGAGTGCCAGGTTCACGAGCTCGTCGTTCGCGCCCCGTGTTGCGGGGTTCATGCCGACGCCTCGAACGGGGCGACTGTCATGGAGCTCATCCCGAGGAGCACGAGCCCGTCGCGGGTTGTGGCGAGCAGGGCGGGCGGGAGATTGAGGGACGCGTGGCCATTGGCGTCGGCGTTCTGGCGTACGACGACGTAGGCCAGCGCAACCTCCTCGCCGGGCAGAAACCCGGCACCAGCGAGCGCCGGAGGTGGCGGTGCGG encodes the following:
- a CDS encoding TRAFAC clade GTPase domain-containing protein, whose translation is MAKYPRVRQQNIAVFGESGSGKTVLVSSFYGPTQEGSYKNDLWELVADKTGQGNRLYQNYLGMRDSATTPMPTRFANTTYDFSVKLKADHGDEAKKRPFDELRLTWHDYPGEWFEQDPSSDEERIRRTDTFKTLLSSDVALLLVDGQKLLDYAGEEERYLKSLFHNFRQNLKSLENDLLDDGPLVEFPRIWILALSKADLVPDWDVNTFRDLVVRKAADDVERLRETVSKFIDTPDALSIGEDFMLLSSAKFEIKPETAEPAGIDLTQRIGLDLILPIASLLPLERRVLWEERMTIPRKVLDSLADGADVIAAALTGAKFVGIEKLLKKVAKTNKQAALVGKALPALAAAIKVAGPKLKEMNELARAQNHHLRAMLTQFKIDLDQAVDDKVLRTQK
- a CDS encoding type IV secretory system conjugative DNA transfer family protein, encoding MNLALIGMVAAFTLALVLRAAATAAAVTTGATTPEAGIASGLRVLTDPGRPARAFEAPGLSAIAYWIVVVLLLGVLAAVAWCVSRLVARLRHRAARDPHRLQGTATARDIDTAASKKALVRRAATLRPSIRHPRANDVGYLIGHSCGREIWASVEDSILVIGPPRSGKGLHLVINAILDAPGAVVTSSTRPDNIAATIATRKDCGPVAVFDPQHLTAGLPVVDGCGVRWSPIRGCEQPLTAMIRASGLASSTGLSSGGTESGGFWEGKARSALQALLHAAALEQLPTRALFEWSLSASAAADAVGILASHPRAAAGWSDSLEGMISADPRTRDSIWMAVAQALSCLADPAVLDAVSPEVGEAFDPRDFLTQNGTLYLLATGAGAGASWPLVAAFMEDLTEVARHVAAASPGSRLDPPVLMALDEIGNLAPLPSLPVLMAEGGGTGITTVPVLQSLAQARNKWGDHAASTIWDASIVKVILGGASASKDLQELSVLIGERDERTDTVSIGDYGQRSLQRSTRRVAVMPPERIRTLPFGTGLVLLRSAPPIVATLRPWTSR